From the Cydia splendana chromosome 6, ilCydSple1.2, whole genome shotgun sequence genome, the window tcaaactcgggtaaatatTCGACCCTGTCAGCAAAATCtacagtgcataattgttttacttcgtattttctcggaaacattaGTATTTGCCATGCTGCTTCAGtcgacctcagtactttttataCCGAGACTGATTGAAATAACACGTTcctacgtttccgtgaaaatacgagagaaaataattatgcactgtaCCTTTTCTGACTACCAAAATCGCATATCTGACAAacggatttacccgagtttgaagttaagcgactcattttATCCACTTGCTGCGCGTGTTTTGGAACGTAATAAAAACATATTGAAGGTCACAATTGTCATCTTCAGCTGTCAGTAGTGTCAGTCATGTCAATGTCAACTAAACCAATTCGCGACTGGCGATAGTGGAAATTCACAGGCTTTGGTTTACAAGAGTAatcacaatttatttatttaatagtatcATTAAATTAACTTGTTCTAAACAAGTTCTGGGTATTGCTGTACGGTTCGTTATTAAACCGTTCCGCGGGCACATTCGCACGATGGCAGACCAGTCTGTTTTAGTCGACGAATACTTCGAGTCGGCGCTGTCTTTGGTGAAAACTTCCGGAAACCTTATAAAAGATCATATTACTGGATGTAAGGACTTCGAATTGAAGTCGTGTGATATCGATTTGGTGACAGAAATAGATAAAAAAGTAGAAGAAACTTTGATTGGAGGAATTTCAAAATTATATCCCGACCATCAATTTATCGGCGAGGAAGCGGTGTCTGGTGGCGCTAAATGCGAGCTAACTGATGCGCCCACATGGGTGATAGATCCCGTCGACGGAACTATGAATTTTGTCCACGGTTTTCCACACAGCTGCATCTCATTGGGACTTCTTATCAACAAGGAGGCAGTTGCTGGTATTGTATACAATCCTATCCTGGAGCAGTTGTTCACAGCAAAGAAAGGTAAAGGTGCGTTTTATAACGGCCGACAGATACATGTATCTCAAATTAAGGAGTTGAGTAAAGCTTTGATCATGACAGAGGCTGGTACAAGTCGAGATCCAGAAAGACAGAAAGTTCTTTTTGaaaactttaaaatgataattaCTAAGGCTCATGGCATTAGAACCTTGGGATCTGCTGCCTTGAATATGTGTATGGTGGCA encodes:
- the LOC134791310 gene encoding inositol monophosphatase 1 → MADQSVLVDEYFESALSLVKTSGNLIKDHITGCKDFELKSCDIDLVTEIDKKVEETLIGGISKLYPDHQFIGEEAVSGGAKCELTDAPTWVIDPVDGTMNFVHGFPHSCISLGLLINKEAVAGIVYNPILEQLFTAKKGKGAFYNGRQIHVSQIKELSKALIMTEAGTSRDPERQKVLFENFKMIITKAHGIRTLGSAALNMCMVALGGADLNFEFGIHAWDIAAGDIIVREAGGVCIDPAGGPFDVLSRRVLCASTEELAQEMAKNLSQFYPERD